CTTTTGCAATTTATTATAAATGAATTATTGGTTATGTTGTGATAAATAATTTTAATTTATAGTTATGGATAAAATAATTTTGTTCGACGGCGTATGTTCGCTTTGTAATTCTTCTGTCAATTTTCTAAAGAAAAATATCAATTCAAATGAATACAATTACATTCCGTCAAATTCTTTAACCGGAAAAAATCTTGTTGAAAAATATGAATTGGGAAATATTCCGGATCATACAATTGTTTTATTAAAAAATGACAAAAAATATATTAAGTCCACCGCAATTCTTGAGCTAATTTCCGACTTGCCTAAAATTTACAAATTATTAAAAATTATCAAAATTGTGCCGGTATCCATAAGAGATTTTTGTTATGATATTATTTCAAAACATAGATATAAATTATTTGGAAAGAAGGATAATCAATCATGCAGTCTGATCGAATAAATATTTCATCGAATGCTGTTTGGGAAGATATTGTCGGATATTCCAGAGCTGTTAAAGTTGGTCCGCACATTTACATTTCCGGAACAACTGCGTTAAATGAAAATGGAAATTTAATTGGAATTAACGATCCTTACCTTCAAACAATTCAAACAATAAAAAATATTGAGCTTGCTCTAAATAAATTTGGCGCCGCTTTAGAAAATATTGTACGAACAAGAATCTACGTTAAAAATATTTCCGATTGGCAAATTATAGGTGAAGCCCATGGCGAATATTTTAGAAATATAAAACCGGCAACATCTATGGTAGAAATTAAAAATTTAATTATGCCTGAAATGCTTGTTGAGATTGAAGCGGACGCAGTTTATTTTGAATGAAATTTGTGAGGAATTATGAAATCGATTTTAACTGTTTTTCTTTTTTTATTATTAAATTTTCTTTTGCTATCTTCATGCAGAGAAGATAATAATAATAATTTTTTAGATTCACTAATTGATATTGACCTTCCGGAATATGATAATATTCCCGTAATTGCGAATGTTGAGAATAGTTTTGTCTATACTTTGAACGCTAATAAATTTACTTACAATTTTGCTGAATTTGTTGATTTCAATTCCGATTCAATTGTTATTTCTCTTACGGCTACAAAAATTAGTTCATCGAAAAGTTTTTTCACAATTTTTGATGATCAAAACGAGGAAATATTTACAACAGATTTAAATACAAACAAAGTTTTGGTAAAAGATAATATCGGCGGGAAAATTCCTTCATACATAAGAGTTAAATTAGAAGATTTTACTGGCATTTTAAATATTGCCGTCGCGGTTAAAAAATAAAAGACTGGAAATAATTTGAAATTATCGGAATATGAAAATAACATAATAAACGACAAATTATTTTTAAAGGCAAAGATCAAAATTATTGAAAAGATGCAGCTTCACTTTGAAGAAGTAAGAAAGGAAATTCAAAATAAAATAACTTCATCTAATTTTAATTTTCATAAAGATATTGATATTACTTACGGTAAAATATTTAAAGGAGAAAATTATCTTCAACTTCCCTACGTAGTTTTGGATTATCCAAAATTATTTTCTCAAGATAAAATATTTAATTTTAGAACAATGTTTTGGTGGGGAAATTTCTTTAGTTCAACTCTTCATTTAGATGGAATTTTTCTCGATAAATATTATCCGTTTATTTTAAATAATTACAATAAATTTCAAAAACGGAAAGTTTTTTTTTCAATTTCAGATTCACCTTGGGATTATCATTTTAGCCGATCAAACTATATTCTTTTTAATAATAACAATTTAGTAAAATTTACCAAAAGAGATTTCGTTAAAATCAGCTGCAAATTTGAATTAAATAAATATGATGAACTTCCCAATTTAGTTTCCGAATATTTTTCATTTTTGCTTAGTGTACTTTCAAATGAAATGTAATAATATTAGTGAGAAATTTTCAAATCTTAATAAGCCGTTATTACTTGACGGCGCTGTCGGCAGTTTACTTCAGCAGTTGGGATATAAATCCGATAAGTATTTGTGGACAAGTTATTTGAATTTCAAATTGCCGAATAAAGTTAAAGAAATTCATCAAGAGTATATTCAATCCGGCGCCGATATTATTACAGCAAATACATTTAGAACAAATCCGGTTTCCTTAAAAAAATCAAACCCGGAATTCAGTCAGGAAAAAGCAATTGAGATAAGTCTAAATATTGCAAAAGATGCCAGACAAGATCATGATATTTTAATTGCGGGTTCAAATCCTCCGGCTGAAGACAGTTATCAATTAAAAAGAACAATAACAGAAAAAGATCTCAAAGAAAATCATGAATTGCATATTGATTTACTTTATAAATACGGCGCCGATTTAATACTTAATGAAACACAAAGTCATTTTGATGAAATTAAAATAATTTGTCAACATTGTTCAAAAAATAATATACCTTTTATAATAAGTATCTTGGTAACAGAAGATCTAAAAATATTAAGCGGCGAAAATCTAATTGAAGTAATAAATTTCGTTGAACATTATAATCCTTTGTTAATTAGTTTGAATTGCATTTCCCCGAAAGTATTTCGAAATTTTATAAATTCAAAATTTATAATTAACAATTGGGGTTTTTACTTGAACTGCGGAAGCGGAGATTATAATGATTCTGACATTACTTGCGGTGTTTCGCCCAAAGAATATTTGGAAATTGTAAAATCATCTTTAAGTTTACAACCAAAATTAATTGGAGCATGCTGCGGCTCAACTCCAGCACATATAAAAATTTTAAGAGAATATATTGATGGAAAAATTAGTACTTAATTCACCTGCAAAAATTAATATAGGTTTGAATATAACAAAAAAACGAGCTGACGGTTATCACGATTTAAAAACATTTTTTTATCCAATATATGATCTTTGCGATATATTAACTTTTGAGCATTCAAAAAATTTTATATTTGATTCAAATAACATTGATTTGGTTAAAGATCCCTCAAATCTTATTCTAAGGGCAGTTACCGAAATAGAAAAAATTATAAATAGAAAAATAAGTGTAAAAATATTCTTAGAAAAAATTATTCCAATAGGAGCCGGAATGGGCGGCGGAAGTTCAAACGCGGCTTCTACTTTAATGGGATTAAATGAAATGTTTGATTTAAAGATCAGTTCGGAGAAATTAAAAACAGCGGCATTAAATTTAGGCTCGGATGTTCCTTTTTTTATAGATTCAAAACCGTCTGTCGGTTCATCGCGCGGTGAAATTTTAGAATTAAGCAAAATGTATTTAGAATTCCCGATTTTAATTGTAAATCCCGGAATTCATATATCAACAAAAGAAGCTTTTTTAAATATTATTCCTAAATCACCAAATTTTAATTATGAATATTTTTTAAAAAACGAAGAGCCGGATTTTACATTCTTAAAAAATAATTTGCAAAATGATTTTGAGACTTATGTGTTTTCGAAATATTCTGAAATTAAGGCGATTAAGGAAATTCTTTATAAAAACGGCGCGGTTTTTTCTTTAATGAGCGGAAGCGGTTCAACTGTTTATGGAATTTTTAATGATTTAAAAGAAGCGGAATACGTTTGTGAACTTTTACCAAAGAAATATTTTAAGTTTGTTTCAAATCCTTAATGAATTTGTTACAACTTTAACTTAAAATATAAGCGCCGACAAGAATCAGAATAATTGCAATTCCCTTTTGAAGCAATTTTTTTTCTTTAAATATTTTTCCACCCAACATTGATGCTATAAATACCGAAGTTCTTTTTACCGTAAGCACCAACGCGACCGGAGCAATTTTTACGGCTTCAATTTGTGTATAACGGTAACCAATTGTCAGAAAAGCAATTAATAATATCCAAAGGAAATTGCTTTTGTCTACTTTCTTAAAAATGATGATAGGATCATTTTTTCTAAGTAAAATTATAAATGTAAAATTTATGGCAAGAAATATCTGCTGAAAAACAACGAAATTGAACGGAGATAACTTAAGATCAACAACTATGAGTTTGTCAATTACAGATGATACAGATAATAAAATTAAAGCATAAAAAATATATTTATGATATTGAGTTTTTACTAAAGTCTTAATTGGATCAAGAAATTTATCTTTTGACTTCAGCTCTAAAATATATGTACCGACTAAAAATATTAGCATCCCAAGAAATTCTAATTCTGTAATTTTTTCACCTAGAATAATGAAAGAAAGCAGTGTAACTATTACCGGAGTTAAAGTCATTAATGGCAGCGCGCTGCTTATTTCCAAATTTTTAATTGCAAGCATAATATTTAGAAAAGCAATTGATCCTATAATTGTTTTCAAATATAGAACAACCAAACCGACAGCAGTAATTTTGGAAAAATCCATTGATGGGAAAAGTGCTAGCGCAATTAACAAGTTAAAAATTGAAAGCAAGAATGAAAATTCAAGCGCTGAAAAATTGAACAGTACTTTTTTTTGAAAAATAGCCGCAAATGCCGAGAATAGCGCAGAGACTAAGGCGATATAAAACCAAGTTTCCATTTATCTGAATTCTATATTTATTTTTGCGAACAGATTTCTTCCGGGTTCAATTAAATTAACTCCTCTGAATGTTGATAAGTGATTTCTATAAGCTTTATCAAATATGTTATCAACTCCAATAATTAATTGAAAATATGTCTTTAAAATATAATACTGATCTGAATTTAATCTTAAATCAAAAGTTGTATAGCCGCCCGTTCTCTTTTCATCAAAAGATATTTTATTTTGATCAGAAACAATCCTCATTGATAAATCGAATATTATTTCATCGATAAATTTATAATTTACGCCTAGATTTAAGGTCAAAGGCGGAATTTGCGGTAAGTATGAATCTTCAGTCTTATCTTTACCAATAACATATGAAGCGGTGGCGTACAGATAATTATTTTTATAGAAAATATATTCACTGCTAAAATCAAAACCATATAGTTCGGCTTTCCCTACATTATCTTTTTTGTACAAACTATCTGGTGCGACTTCTTTGTCAATAACCAAATTTGAAAGTTCATTCAAAAATGTATTTAACCTAAAATGAAAATCATCATTCCAAACTCTAAATCCCGCATCTAATGATATTCCCTTTTCCGGTTTTAAATTAGGATTGCCGAAATATTTAATGCCTCCCAAATCAATATATTGATAACGTTCCTCAAGCGAAGGTGATCTGAAAGTATAAGCAGAGTTAAATGTAAAATCCCAATTATGCATTACTTTATAAAGCAGTCCCAAACTTCCGCTGAATGAATTATTCTTTTCATCATAAGCAGAATAAGATGCGTCATTGTTTCTGGTGTTTGTATTAGTAACGCCATTATTAATTACATATAACGGATTTTTGGTTTCTTCATTTGAAATTTTTATTAAATCATATCTTCCGCCTAATGAAAGAGCTAGATCATTTTCAAATAAATAAATTTCATCACTTGCAAAAAATCCAAGATTTGCGAATTTTGAATCTGGAACAGGTTTATCAACAGTAATTATATTTGCTTTTTTATTTGTTGTAGTTCTAATTCCTTCGTATTTTCTCTGCCAATAATCTATTCCAGTTATTAAATTATTATTATCAGTAATTAGCCAATTGTTTTGAATACTCAATCCATCCATTGAATGCTGAGCATTTGGATTTGATACGGCATTTGCGTTTGGTCTTACTTCCACATTTCTATCAATTTTTTGATGATAATATTTAAGCTGTGTTCTTAAGGAATAATTTGACAAATTATAGAAATTTACTTCTCCGCTGTAAAGTTCTCTTTTAGCATAAATATATTTTGCCGTTGCGGTTTCGGGAAAAGGATCACCGCCCGGCAAACCAACATCGTATGCCGAATATTTACTATAAGTTAAATCAACTTCAACATTATGAATTGGCATGAGTTTAAGTTTTCCGTTTAAGCTTTCGTCCTGAAAGGAGCTGTTTTCCATAGTACCGTTTGGAGTTCTAACGTTATCTGCGTCTCTATATAATCCGCTGATTAAAAATGACCAATATTGTCCACCCGTATTTAAACTAAGGCTGTTGTTAAAATTTTTATTTGCTGAATTATAAGACGTACTTAATCTTGGATTAATGAAAAAATTATTACCGTATTTAGGTTCTTTGCTTTTAATATTTATAATACCGCCGGTTGCCCCGCTTCCGTACAAAGATGAGATTCCGCCTTTTACAATTTCTATATTTTCAGTATTGTTAAGATCAATTAACGATAATCCGGCAGATAAATTTGTTGACGTTTCAATTCTATTTCCATCGATCATATAAACAAGATTTTGCTTACTTAATCCTCTTATATTGATTGTTGTTGCCCAAGGAGCGTCTGTAATTAAATTTATTCCGGCATTTTTACTTACTAAATCCGAGATAGTAAGAGCGTTGCTAGTTTCAATTTTTGTTTGAGAAGTGTATTCAATCGGGATAATTGATTCCTTTAGCAATTTATCATTCTTTGAACTGCTTACAACTACTTCACCAATGTTAAGATCATTTGGTTCCAAAGAAATATTCAATTCAATATCCTTAAATGAATTTACTTCTATTTTCTTTGTAAGGTTTTTAAATCCGATGTGTGAAAATTGGATTGCATAGTTACCGAGTTTATCTATTTCAAATTCATAATATCCATTTTTATTAGAAATTTTATGACTATCATTTTCAAGTAAATATATATTTACGTTTTCAATAAACTTATTAAAAGCTTTTATATTACCATAAATTTTAATAGTTTGAGCATTAAATGTATTAAAGGATATAAAGATTGCTAGCATTAGTTTGAAAGTAGTTTTCATATAATTTATCTTTTTTATGATTCTTGAATTATTGGAAATTTAACTATAACGCTTGTACCCGGGAATTCATTATTCCCGATTTTTGAAGGACTTAAAATACTAATTGTTCCGTTCAATATTTCAACAATTTCTTTTACTAAAGAAAGACCTAAACCGCTTCCTTCTATGTATTTGCTTGGTAAATTTGTAGCTCTGTAAAACTGCTGGAATATTTTATCAATTTCATTTTTAGGAATACCGATGCCGCTATCTGAAATATCAATTTTAATAAATTTATTTTCTTCATAAAGATCTATATTAACCTTTTGATTTTCTTTGGAATATTTTATCGCATTACCGATAATATTAGATAAAACCAATTCAATCATAACGGGATCACTGTCAATCTCATGTTTTTCATTTCTAAAATCGTTTACTTTTAATTCAATATGTTTGCTGATTAATAAATCGCTCTTTTGTGATAAAACGAGCTTTAATATCTGCATTAGGTCAATTTTTACGTATGAGATATCATTCAATAATTTTAATTTCGAAATTCGTAATATATTATTTATCAGTTTTAGCGCTTCATCTGTTCTGTTTACCGTCCGCTTAAGTTTTCGTTTCATTTGGTCATTTACTTCGCCCACGTAACCATTTATTATTAACTCAATGATTGATTGAGCGGCAACTATCGGGCTTTTAATTTCATGAACAACCGCCATAATGTATTTTTGTTTTGCTTCTTCGGCATTATTTAATTCTTCAAGAGTTTCCTTCAATTGCTGTTCACGTTTATATAGTTTTTTCGCAATTCTGCTTGTAATTCCTATTGTTGTATAAATTATAAAGATAAATATGCCAAGAGAAAATATTATAAATTTTACGTTATGAACATTTTCGCAAATGTAAATTTCACTAATATGATGATGAATAATATTTCCGAAATACTCTAACGCAACAATTGACGAAAATGTAGTAACCAGCAAAGTAGCCATTATAAACATTACATGAATTGGAAGAATTAAACTTCCTATTATCATGTGAAATATGTAAAGCATATAAATTGGTGTTTCAATGGTTCCTGTAAAATAAACCAAAAGCGTAAGGGCAATTAAATCAAAAATCATTTGAAGCAGTGAATAGTGCAGCACATTAAATTTGCCGGGCGTGCTTTTTATTTTGTTTCTGAATAAGAATAAAATAGTATTGTAAATGGCAATACTAATAGAAATTGCAGTAAACCAATTCTTTTGATTTGCAGAAAAAGTTAATCCGAAAATTTGCTGGGCAATAAAGTACAAAAATATTAACATTATTACAGCGCCAAATCGAAGCTGAATAAACCAAACATTCCTGGATTTAATTGATTTCCAGTATTCCTCGTAATTATATGCCCATTTAGGTACTAGTTTAAACATAGTTTTATTTAACCAGACTCACCCAAAAGTGAGTCTGATTTGTAATTAATTTATGCAATATATTTTCCGCGTTTAACATAAGTCGTGTGTAATAGTTTATGTGATAAGTGTCCGCAAGGTCCTTCAGTTAGGAAATTCTCATAAATAAAATTTACATGTGGGTTTTCATGAGATTTTCTAATAGGCAATCCTGCTTCTTCTTGATAAATCGCTTCGGCTCTTTTCTTTCTAATTTCCGCACTTGTCGGAATTGGCTGACCGCCGCCACCTAAACATCCACCAGGACAACCCATAAATTCAATAAAATGACATTCACTGAATTTACCTCCGGCTTTTATATCTTCCATAACCTTTTTGGCATTGGCGGTTCCATGTGCAACTGCAACTTTTAATGTCGCTCCTTTTAACCAATCCCAACTGGTAAAATACTTCTTGTAGATTTCCGGAACTTCACCGACTTTATCAATTGGTAATTCCACATACTTAATTCCGTCAAAACCTCTTAACGGAATAATGTTGGCATTCTCAAATATATCTTCAACTTTTAATCCGGTTACCAATTCAACAACTGTTCTTAATGCGGCTTCCATTACACCGCCCGATGCACCAAATATCAAACCTGCTCCTGACGCATTTCCAAACGGATCATCAAAATCGGATTTTGGCATTTCCGGTAAAAATATTCCCGCTTCTTTGATCATTTGAGCTAGTTCTCTTGTTGTTAAACCATAATCGACATCCTTAAAGCCAGAATCAACCATTTCAGGTCTGTTGCATTCAAACTTTTTAGCCGAACAAGGCATGAGC
This genomic stretch from Ignavibacteriota bacterium harbors:
- a CDS encoding DUF393 domain-containing protein, yielding MDKIILFDGVCSLCNSSVNFLKKNINSNEYNYIPSNSLTGKNLVEKYELGNIPDHTIVLLKNDKKYIKSTAILELISDLPKIYKLLKIIKIVPVSIRDFCYDIISKHRYKLFGKKDNQSCSLIE
- a CDS encoding RidA family protein, which gives rise to MQSDRINISSNAVWEDIVGYSRAVKVGPHIYISGTTALNENGNLIGINDPYLQTIQTIKNIELALNKFGAALENIVRTRIYVKNISDWQIIGEAHGEYFRNIKPATSMVEIKNLIMPEMLVEIEADAVYFE
- a CDS encoding homocysteine S-methyltransferase family protein gives rise to the protein MKCNNISEKFSNLNKPLLLDGAVGSLLQQLGYKSDKYLWTSYLNFKLPNKVKEIHQEYIQSGADIITANTFRTNPVSLKKSNPEFSQEKAIEISLNIAKDARQDHDILIAGSNPPAEDSYQLKRTITEKDLKENHELHIDLLYKYGADLILNETQSHFDEIKIICQHCSKNNIPFIISILVTEDLKILSGENLIEVINFVEHYNPLLISLNCISPKVFRNFINSKFIINNWGFYLNCGSGDYNDSDITCGVSPKEYLEIVKSSLSLQPKLIGACCGSTPAHIKILREYIDGKIST
- the ispE gene encoding 4-(cytidine 5'-diphospho)-2-C-methyl-D-erythritol kinase, which gives rise to MEKLVLNSPAKINIGLNITKKRADGYHDLKTFFYPIYDLCDILTFEHSKNFIFDSNNIDLVKDPSNLILRAVTEIEKIINRKISVKIFLEKIIPIGAGMGGGSSNAASTLMGLNEMFDLKISSEKLKTAALNLGSDVPFFIDSKPSVGSSRGEILELSKMYLEFPILIVNPGIHISTKEAFLNIIPKSPNFNYEYFLKNEEPDFTFLKNNLQNDFETYVFSKYSEIKAIKEILYKNGAVFSLMSGSGSTVYGIFNDLKEAEYVCELLPKKYFKFVSNP
- a CDS encoding EamA family transporter, translating into METWFYIALVSALFSAFAAIFQKKVLFNFSALEFSFLLSIFNLLIALALFPSMDFSKITAVGLVVLYLKTIIGSIAFLNIMLAIKNLEISSALPLMTLTPVIVTLLSFIILGEKITELEFLGMLIFLVGTYILELKSKDKFLDPIKTLVKTQYHKYIFYALILLSVSSVIDKLIVVDLKLSPFNFVVFQQIFLAINFTFIILLRKNDPIIIFKKVDKSNFLWILLIAFLTIGYRYTQIEAVKIAPVALVLTVKRTSVFIASMLGGKIFKEKKLLQKGIAIILILVGAYILS
- a CDS encoding TonB-dependent receptor; translation: MKTTFKLMLAIFISFNTFNAQTIKIYGNIKAFNKFIENVNIYLLENDSHKISNKNGYYEFEIDKLGNYAIQFSHIGFKNLTKKIEVNSFKDIELNISLEPNDLNIGEVVVSSSKNDKLLKESIIPIEYTSQTKIETSNALTISDLVSKNAGINLITDAPWATTINIRGLSKQNLVYMIDGNRIETSTNLSAGLSLIDLNNTENIEIVKGGISSLYGSGATGGIINIKSKEPKYGNNFFINPRLSTSYNSANKNFNNSLSLNTGGQYWSFLISGLYRDADNVRTPNGTMENSSFQDESLNGKLKLMPIHNVEVDLTYSKYSAYDVGLPGGDPFPETATAKYIYAKRELYSGEVNFYNLSNYSLRTQLKYYHQKIDRNVEVRPNANAVSNPNAQHSMDGLSIQNNWLITDNNNLITGIDYWQRKYEGIRTTTNKKANIITVDKPVPDSKFANLGFFASDEIYLFENDLALSLGGRYDLIKISNEETKNPLYVINNGVTNTNTRNNDASYSAYDEKNNSFSGSLGLLYKVMHNWDFTFNSAYTFRSPSLEERYQYIDLGGIKYFGNPNLKPEKGISLDAGFRVWNDDFHFRLNTFLNELSNLVIDKEVAPDSLYKKDNVGKAELYGFDFSSEYIFYKNNYLYATASYVIGKDKTEDSYLPQIPPLTLNLGVNYKFIDEIIFDLSMRIVSDQNKISFDEKRTGGYTTFDLRLNSDQYYILKTYFQLIIGVDNIFDKAYRNHLSTFRGVNLIEPGRNLFAKINIEFR
- a CDS encoding HAMP domain-containing histidine kinase, with amino-acid sequence MFKLVPKWAYNYEEYWKSIKSRNVWFIQLRFGAVIMLIFLYFIAQQIFGLTFSANQKNWFTAISISIAIYNTILFLFRNKIKSTPGKFNVLHYSLLQMIFDLIALTLLVYFTGTIETPIYMLYIFHMIIGSLILPIHVMFIMATLLVTTFSSIVALEYFGNIIHHHISEIYICENVHNVKFIIFSLGIFIFIIYTTIGITSRIAKKLYKREQQLKETLEELNNAEEAKQKYIMAVVHEIKSPIVAAQSIIELIINGYVGEVNDQMKRKLKRTVNRTDEALKLINNILRISKLKLLNDISYVKIDLMQILKLVLSQKSDLLISKHIELKVNDFRNEKHEIDSDPVMIELVLSNIIGNAIKYSKENQKVNIDLYEENKFIKIDISDSGIGIPKNEIDKIFQQFYRATNLPSKYIEGSGLGLSLVKEIVEILNGTISILSPSKIGNNEFPGTSVIVKFPIIQES